The following nucleotide sequence is from Endozoicomonas sp. GU-1.
CCAGGGGGATTGGCAGAAAAACAGCGCAGGGCATCAAACAGATGTTGAGGCATTCCCACACTGGCAAAGCTGGAACTGAATGACCTCATCAGAGGTCATTCAGTTAAACCGTGATTAGCCTTTAACACGAAGGTGCACAAACCACTTGCTCAAACCCACCATCACACCACCACCAATGATATTACCGATGGTAACTGGCAGCAGATTCATAAAGATGTTGGCCAGGGTGATCGTGTCGAAATCGGTAGCGGTGTAACCAATGGCCTGCCAGAACTCAGGACCCGCCACAGTCTTAACCATGTAACCCATCGGAAGCAGGTACATATTGGCTACGGAGTGCTCAAAACCGGCAACCACAAATGCTGCTACCGGCAGAATGCAGGCCATCATTTTACCCGCAGCCGTGCGTGCACTCAGGGTCATCCAGTAGCACAGGCAAACCAGCAGGTTACAGAGAATACCCAGGATCAGGGCCTGGAAGAATGGATAGCCCAATTTGGCCTTGGCAATATACATGGCAGAGAGGCCTACCTGACCATTGCCACCTTCCCAGACCCCGCCACCAATAAGGAGCAGGACAAAAAGAATAGAGCCGATAAAGTTACCAACGTAAACCAGCCTCCAGTTTTTGACGATGTTACGGAACTTCAGTTTACCCGTTGCCTTGCCCATCAGCAGCAGGGTACTGCTGGTGAACAGTTCGGCACCGCAGAGCACTACGAGCATCAGGCCGGTACTGAAGACAATACCACCCACCAGTTTGGACATACCGTAAGGCATGCTTTGGGCACCGGCCATCACTACGGTATAGAACATGCCGGCAATGGCCACAAAGATACCGGCCATAATCGCCAGGATCATGGTTATCTCAGGGTGTTTTTTGGCTTTGCCTATTACTGCCTGCTCAGCCAGCTTTGCCATTTCCGCAGGAGGAACTGCACCATAGTTGGGCATATTTTGAACTTGCATGGGGTTATCCACAGCCAATCGAAGTTGGCGCTAAGTCTACCAGTGAGAAGAATCGGGTATCAGAGTGGTAAATTCATCGGGTATTGCGAAAAATACTTAGTACATGGCGTGAACACTTCATAAAATGAGTCAATGAACAAAAACAGTGCATTAAAAAATAGATAGAGTTTGTGCAAAAGAACAGTTGCTTCTTGTGATAAATACAGCGACGATAAAATGAGTTGTGTTATAAAAATGCAGTTCAATATCCACAGGCATCAAGCATACCATTTTCCGGTTCTTCACACACCTATGGAGAAAAGGATGGAGGGAAAGTGCCATGAATAGTCATCTGCTGATCATTGCCCTGGGAGTCACTGTTCTCGGCTCTGCGCAAGCAGACGACCATGGGCAGATGGCCGGTTCTGTTGAACTGCTGCCTGAGCAACACGCGGCAGACTCCCCGGATAAGCCCTCTCCCTTAGAACTAAGCAACCAATCATTAATAAGCCCGGCCGATAACGCCAGAGGCCTGCGCATTGATTATCAGCCTTTTGATAACAACTTCAGTATGTCGGCTGGCAGTTTTCGCCATGCTGCAAAAGATTCACAGAATTCACGCTACAACAACAAGACTTATCTTGGGGTAGGTTGGAAGAAAATGGTGGATCAGGCAAGGCTGGGTGTTAGGGTTGATATTGGTGCTGTTTATGAAAACAATGAGGGCAGCAATCTTGCTGCCCCTACGGTTAACAGTTTGAAATCCATCTCAAGAAACAACGTTGATGAAACGACAACTGCCCGCTGGCAGCCTGTGATCAGTTTTGGGGTTTCTTATCGTTTCTAGGTCGGACTTAACTGTAAAAGACATGTAGAATCCACACTCCAGTGACATCAGCCTTTACACCGTAATGAATAAATGGAAATTCAACCCCATTGACCGAAATACTCCCGACCTGTTTCCGGCCAGCATTCAGGATTATCTTCCTGAAGACCATATGGCTCGTTTTGTCGTTAATGTTGTTGAACAGATTTGATGATTACTCAGGAAGCTGGCTGGCTCAAGCTGGGCAATGTGAGTTTGGGCGGCACCAAAATCAAAGCGAACGCCAATAAAGCAGTGAGTTGTTTCATCATATTCTGGCTCCGTTTACAGGCTGGATAGCGTTTGTTGTCCACAGACTTCGCTCACGGCCTTCCACAATCAGCCTGAGTTGTTGCTGAACTCCGGGGGGAAGACGACGATAATCTTTTGGTTTCAGAGCCAGATAAATGGGTTGTGAAGAAGGTTCGATAACCGCTTTATCCAGTATTGCAAGAAGTGCCTCTTCGTCCCTGATTTCTATAGCTTTGCCACTGGAATAAAATTGTCCGGAGAAAGGTCGTTTCGGCCAGAAATAGAGGGCGGAGGATGAAAAATCCGGTTGCTGCCTGTACACATCGAGGATGCCTGCGGCGGAGTTTTTGTGATCCTTGATGGTGATACAGATCACCAGGATCAATAGAGGCACCAGGCTGCCGGGCAAGGCTAGCCAGTAACGGAGTTTCCGAGAATTTCCCACAGTCCGCCCAGCGGCGGACATCTTATTAACCATGTCGCCCAGGTAGTCGGCGATCAACAAAGCCAGAGCCGGAATACCCGGCAATACATATGTCCACAGGATATTACTGGCCATAGTGAAGAACAGCATCGGGCTTAACATCCAGCACCAGAGAAACAGCCGCCACTGCCGGGTCTGGTTAGCAGCCTCTGTACACTGACTGGTATGACTATCCGTCATCTGTCGACTTTTCCACCAGGCCAGGGGTAATACAATATTCCAGGGCAGGGCGGCTCCCAGCCAGAGCAGCCAGATCATGCCTTTGGGTTGAATATGGGCAGAGCCATAAAGGTCGCCCTCCCAGCCCCCTACCAGGAAACGGCGGAAATGTTCACCAACAATAAAGTAATCCAGAAAACCGGGGCTTGCCCGCTCTGCCAGAACGTACCAGGGAACGGTAATTGCCAGCATTAAACAAGTGCCTTTTATCCAGGGAAGCCTGGACCAGATAGTCAGCAACCGTTGTTCAGGCAGGCACCAGAGAAACACGGGTATTCCCGTTAAAATAAAGGTAATGGGACCTTTTGCCAGCAAGCCGATAGCCAGTCCCACAAAAAACAGGTAACCCCAGATAGCTGCACCGGGACGAAACCAGGACTGCCAGAATGACACCAGGGTCAGGGTGGTACCGGCTAACAGAACCGTATCGGTCATCACCGCACCAATGCTGATGGAAAAAACGACGGTGGTTGACAGCACAGCTGACGCCATGGCTGCCCGGATACGGTCACCCTGGTCAGCGGCCAGTTTCCAGACCAGCGCCAGTACCAGCATCCCTGTCAGAAAGTGTGGAAAACGGGCGCTGAATTCACTGACACCGAAGAGTTTGAAACTGATGGCAGAAAGCCAGGTGTAAAGGGGAGGCTTACCCCAGAACGGGACATTGTAGTCAAACTGGGGCGTAATCCAGTTGCCTGTTTCCGCCATAATACGGGCAATCTCACCGTACCGCGCTTCTGTGGTATCCATCAGCGGATAGAGACCGAGACTGATTAAGCGAACCGTCAGGGCAACCACAGCCACCATTATGGATAACTGCATCATACGTAATGCCAACGACTTCTGACTGTGCATCATGAAGCAACCCCAGTGAGACGACGACTTGCAGGTTTAATGGATTTTTTCATCACCAGGTAAAGGGGACGTTGTTTGGTTTCAATAAAAATACGCCCGACGTACTCCCCCAACAGGCCGATGGCCAGCAGCTGAACGCCGCCCAAAAACAGTGTTGCCACCATCAGTGAAGCGTATCCCGGAGGTGCGATACCCAGGGTAAGCGCCTGGAACACAATCACCAGGGCATAAAGCACCGCCAGGGTGGCGGTAAGAAAACCACCCCAGGACGCCAGCCTCAGGGGTTGAATGCTGAATGAGGTAATCCCTTCAAATGCCAGGCCAAGTAACTTAAGGTAGTTCCACTTGGTCTCTCCGGCTGCCCGGGGATCGCGATCAAAGAACAGTACTTTCTGCCGGAACCCCGGCCAGGAGAAAAGCCCTTTCATATACCGGGTCTTTTCCGGTAGTGCATTGATATGATCAACCACACGGCGACTGAGCAGGCGGAAATCACCAACATTTCCCGGGATCGGTATATCTGAGAGGCGGTTGAGCAACCGATAGAAAACGGCTGCCGACGTTTTTTTCAGCCAGCTTTCACCGTGGCGCTCACGACGGCGCATATTGATAATGTCGTAGCCTTTACGCCACATATCCACCATATCGGGAATCAGTTCCGGTGGATCCTGCAGGTCGCTGTCGATCAGGATCACTGCGCTGCCCCGGGCAGCTTCAATACCAGCGCTCATGGCGGCTTCCTTGCCAAAATTACGACTGAGCCTGATTAACGCCTGCTCGCTGGTATTCTGGGATAACAGCTGGAGTTTGCGCCATGTTTCGTCACTACTGCCATCATCAATGTAGATAATTTCCGAACCGGTGGACATGGCATCCAGAACACAAGTCAGACGACGATGAAACTGCTCAACCACCGCCGCTTCATTGAACAAAGGCACTATTATAGATAACTCAACATCCGTTTTTGATTGTTCTTTTATAAGCTGATAGTCGTATTCCTTCGACTGGTAAGAGGACATTGCATAGAGGGACATGAACATACACCCTGAATTCTAATAGATGGTCAGCATCTTAAGTGGCAGGGCGTGAAAAAAATGTCCGAGACATAAATTTCACTTTTTTTATGATAATTTCCGCCTCGGTACACCCCTGGAATGAATCAATCCATCCGAACATAAACCCAGATGCGTTGAGAGGATACGCCCTATGCGCTTACTACTGGTGGAAGATAGCCGTGATGTTGCCGGTATCCTCTTCGACTACTTTGAAGCCCTTGATTACGAGCTGGACTATGCCGCCGATGGACGACAGGGTCTGACTTTAGGCCTGGAAAACAGTTATGACATCATCCTTCTGGATGTCATGCTGCCAGGCATGGGTGGCTTCGAAATCTGCGCCGAGCTGCGCCAGCAGGGCATCACCGCCCCCATTCTGATGCTGACCGCCCGGGATACCCGGGAAGATACCTTATGTGGCTTTGGACAGGGAGCAGACGACTACGTTATTAAACCCTTCGATTTGAATATCCTGCAGGCTCGGATTGAAGCACTGGTCCGCCGGGTTCACCCGGAACGATTCCAGCAGACATTGCGCTGTGGCTCTCTGCAACTGGATATGCGCACACGGGAAGTGTTCCGCGAGGGACAGAGAATTATCCTCAACCCCACCGGATTCCGCATTCTGGCCCTGTTGGCTGGTAAAGCCCCTGCTACGGTTACCCGGGAAGAGATAAGTTATAGCCTCTGGAAGGACAATCCTCCGGATGGTGATATCCTGCGCAACCATATCTATCAACTCCGGAGCCAGGTAGACAAGCCCTTCAATAAAGCACTGATTGTCACAGTCCCCAAAACTGGTTACCGGCTTGACTGCAATGAATAACACGGGGCGTAAAGGTATTGATCAATACTCAAGGCGGTCTTTCCGATTTCAGATCACCTCGGCATTTATCCTGATGGCTTCCGTGGTTGTGCTGATTCAAATGTTTCTTTTTGGCGTGGCTATCAAGGACTCTGAAGACGCCGTGATAGAACGCCGCCTGAGCTTATACCGTGATATCGCCCTGCGTGGCTTCCAATACCATATGGATAATAACGGAGTGTTATCCATAGATTCGCTGACCACAGCCTACAAAGGGCACGGTCATTTACCGGATCATTTGCGCGAGAACATTAATCAAGGGTGGCATGGAGTTCAGGAAATCTCCCTGAACAACGACTCGGAAGAATATATGGCGCTGACAGTTTATGAACCGTCGGTAGCCAGGGACGAGCTGATTTATATTATTGAAAATATCTCCCAGCTGGAAGCCAATGAACATCAGAGTGCACTGCAAATCGGTGTATATTCCATCGTCGGTATTATTCTTTTTGCCCTGACCTGCCTTTCCATGGTTTTTATTGTTCGGAGGCTGACGGCTCCCTTAATAAAACTCAGTCATCAGCTGCATCATGCTGAATCCGACGATTTATCATTACTGGACATTCCAAAGTCCGCACCGGAAGAAGTACGACAACTGGTCACCAACCTCAATCATTACCGACAACGTCTGAAGTACCTGATTGAGCGTGAAAGATCTTTTACCAGTTTCGCAAGCCATGAACTGAGGACACCACTGACGGTTATGCGTGGAGTCGCGACATTATTGACGATCTCTACCGAACCATCGTTTATCCAGCGACAGCAGCAGCGTCTGATCAAGGCCACAACAGATATGAATGACGTTGTAGAAACCCTGCTGGGTCTTATTCGTGACGCGGGACAGGAGCACTCTGTCCCGATAAGCATTGGCAGGGAGATTCTGGAGCAGGTGCTGGAAGATAACCGTCAGCTATTGACCAGCAAAGCAGTTGATGCCGGGGTTATTCTAATCAGCAAACCCATTGTCCGGGCACCAGAATCGGTTATACGGATCCTGCTTTCTAACCTGGTGCGTAATGCAATGGCCCATACGTCCCACGGCAGTGTCACGGTGGAGGTCAATGGTCAATACCTCAGGGTCATTGATAGCGGAAGTGGCCTGAACACACAATCACAGACCCATGAAGGATATGGTATCGGACTGCTGATCGTTAATGACATATGTCGTAAATATGGCTGGACATTTTCACTGACCGGTAACAACGGGCAACCGGGCTGTACCGCATCGGTACAGTTCAATCCCGGTCCTGACCAATAGCCTCGAAATGCTACAAGGCATTTCCTCAGGTTTTCATAAAAATAAACCGCCGGGTTAACAGGTAGTTGAAAATAAGACCCACACTAATACCCAGTGCCTGAGCCAGCAGCGGCCAGTACGACAGCGGCGTAAAGTGGATCAACAGCCAGAATGTACCTACATTGGGCAGAAAACCTGCTCCCGACAGCACCATATAACTGAACCACTGCCTTATAAGGGATAAAACAGTCTGGCCTGCCAGGGTTTGCCCGTAGGTAAACACCCGGTTGCAGAGCCAATTACAGCTTGCCGCTCCCCAGAAAGCAATAAGCCGGGCATCCATCACCTCCATACCCGCTTTCATCAGGATCATTAACAACAGGCTGTCCACTACAAACCCTGATCCTCCCACTAGACAGAAACGCAGGAAATAACGCTGATGCTCCTGCCCTCGGCTGATAAATATCTGCATATCAAAAAACGCAACAATTAATGGCTTCAGGCTCCGTACCCTACATGTACCCGTGTGAAAGAAACGTCTCCGGACGCAATTTTCACATTACTGTCCTTACTGCGGCTTCACACATATGAGTGTTCAGCCTGTCCATAACAAAGTGCCAGCCTGCATTCAAACATGGCTGCCAGTATGTGGATGAAGGTCAGGATTACTATGAACGTAAGTACAAGGATCGGGTTATGAAAAACCTGAAACAAAAAGCCATGGAAATGGGATTCACTCTGGTGTCTGCTGAAACGGCCTCATAACTGGTAGCGTGCTTGTCGGCAAGTTGGGTTAAGTTACTCAGAAGAACCTCCCACATTCTCAGGCTTAGCCTGTCGCCATAAAGACCTGAACCCTCTGAACCCT
It contains:
- a CDS encoding sensor histidine kinase translates to MNNTGRKGIDQYSRRSFRFQITSAFILMASVVVLIQMFLFGVAIKDSEDAVIERRLSLYRDIALRGFQYHMDNNGVLSIDSLTTAYKGHGHLPDHLRENINQGWHGVQEISLNNDSEEYMALTVYEPSVARDELIYIIENISQLEANEHQSALQIGVYSIVGIILFALTCLSMVFIVRRLTAPLIKLSHQLHHAESDDLSLLDIPKSAPEEVRQLVTNLNHYRQRLKYLIERERSFTSFASHELRTPLTVMRGVATLLTISTEPSFIQRQQQRLIKATTDMNDVVETLLGLIRDAGQEHSVPISIGREILEQVLEDNRQLLTSKAVDAGVILISKPIVRAPESVIRILLSNLVRNAMAHTSHGSVTVEVNGQYLRVIDSGSGLNTQSQTHEGYGIGLLIVNDICRKYGWTFSLTGNNGQPGCTASVQFNPGPDQ
- a CDS encoding glycosyltransferase family 2 protein; this translates as MSLYAMSSYQSKEYDYQLIKEQSKTDVELSIIVPLFNEAAVVEQFHRRLTCVLDAMSTGSEIIYIDDGSSDETWRKLQLLSQNTSEQALIRLSRNFGKEAAMSAGIEAARGSAVILIDSDLQDPPELIPDMVDMWRKGYDIINMRRRERHGESWLKKTSAAVFYRLLNRLSDIPIPGNVGDFRLLSRRVVDHINALPEKTRYMKGLFSWPGFRQKVLFFDRDPRAAGETKWNYLKLLGLAFEGITSFSIQPLRLASWGGFLTATLAVLYALVIVFQALTLGIAPPGYASLMVATLFLGGVQLLAIGLLGEYVGRIFIETKQRPLYLVMKKSIKPASRRLTGVAS
- a CDS encoding GtrA family protein, translating into MQIFISRGQEHQRYFLRFCLVGGSGFVVDSLLLMILMKAGMEVMDARLIAFWGAASCNWLCNRVFTYGQTLAGQTVLSLIRQWFSYMVLSGAGFLPNVGTFWLLIHFTPLSYWPLLAQALGISVGLIFNYLLTRRFIFMKT
- the focA gene encoding formate transporter FocA, translating into MQVQNMPNYGAVPPAEMAKLAEQAVIGKAKKHPEITMILAIMAGIFVAIAGMFYTVVMAGAQSMPYGMSKLVGGIVFSTGLMLVVLCGAELFTSSTLLLMGKATGKLKFRNIVKNWRLVYVGNFIGSILFVLLLIGGGVWEGGNGQVGLSAMYIAKAKLGYPFFQALILGILCNLLVCLCYWMTLSARTAAGKMMACILPVAAFVVAGFEHSVANMYLLPMGYMVKTVAGPEFWQAIGYTATDFDTITLANIFMNLLPVTIGNIIGGGVMVGLSKWFVHLRVKG
- a CDS encoding response regulator transcription factor; amino-acid sequence: MRLLLVEDSRDVAGILFDYFEALDYELDYAADGRQGLTLGLENSYDIILLDVMLPGMGGFEICAELRQQGITAPILMLTARDTREDTLCGFGQGADDYVIKPFDLNILQARIEALVRRVHPERFQQTLRCGSLQLDMRTREVFREGQRIILNPTGFRILALLAGKAPATVTREEISYSLWKDNPPDGDILRNHIYQLRSQVDKPFNKALIVTVPKTGYRLDCNE
- a CDS encoding ArnT family glycosyltransferase produces the protein MMHSQKSLALRMMQLSIMVAVVALTVRLISLGLYPLMDTTEARYGEIARIMAETGNWITPQFDYNVPFWGKPPLYTWLSAISFKLFGVSEFSARFPHFLTGMLVLALVWKLAADQGDRIRAAMASAVLSTTVVFSISIGAVMTDTVLLAGTTLTLVSFWQSWFRPGAAIWGYLFFVGLAIGLLAKGPITFILTGIPVFLWCLPEQRLLTIWSRLPWIKGTCLMLAITVPWYVLAERASPGFLDYFIVGEHFRRFLVGGWEGDLYGSAHIQPKGMIWLLWLGAALPWNIVLPLAWWKSRQMTDSHTSQCTEAANQTRQWRLFLWCWMLSPMLFFTMASNILWTYVLPGIPALALLIADYLGDMVNKMSAAGRTVGNSRKLRYWLALPGSLVPLLILVICITIKDHKNSAAGILDVYRQQPDFSSSALYFWPKRPFSGQFYSSGKAIEIRDEEALLAILDKAVIEPSSQPIYLALKPKDYRRLPPGVQQQLRLIVEGRERSLWTTNAIQPVNGARI